From Callithrix jacchus isolate 240 chromosome 15, calJac240_pri, whole genome shotgun sequence, one genomic window encodes:
- the VWA5B2 gene encoding von Willebrand factor A domain-containing protein 5B2 isoform X3: MPGLYCPSSWTPLPLTDSWVRACANGPCLSVRARLTYRNPQPQPVDGVFVYPLAEAEVVSGFEAEAAGRRVSFQLQSRRRSQAACCRALGPGLGTPTPRRCAQGHLVLDLAQARSTLVLPTGLIAAAGTMTVTLHSSRELPSRPDGVLHVALPTVLTPLAPPGLPGPARPPGLCDDSPTSCFGVSSPQEEGLAWEEPAAPRDVFSGPARCPAPYTFSFEMLVTGPCLLAGLESPSHALRADAPPHASSAATICVTLAEGHHCDRALEILLHPSEPHQPHLMLEAGSLSSAEYEARVRARRDFQRLQRRDSNGDRQVWFLQRRFHKDILLNPVLVLSFCPDLSSKPGHLGTATRELLFLLDASSTAHKDAIVLAVKSLPPQTLINLAVFGTSVEPLFPESRPCSDDTVQLICESIETLQVPSGPPDVLAALDWAMGQPQHRAYPRQLFLLTAASPMAATTHQTLELMRWHRGTARCFSFGLGPTCHQLLQGLSALSRGQAYFLRPGERLQPMLVQALRKALEPALSDISVDWFVPDTVEALLTPREIPALYPGDQLLGYCSLFRVDGFRSHPPGGQEPGWQSLGGSVFPSPEDAPSAVSPGTEPTGTSEPLGTGTVSAELSSTWAAADSEQTGTDALTDPVTDPGPNPASDTAIWRRIFQSSYIREQYVLTHCSASPEPGPGSAGSSESPGSQGPGSPEGSAPLDPPSQQGCRSLASGEPAGSHSCPLPAPTPAPFKVGALSTEMLGRQHRAALAGRSFSSPPGRANPVPGRLRKPSLGAAPDGPSPEPGQQLEQGLDDSGNLLSPAPMDWDMLMEPPFLFTAVPPSGESAPPAALPQAPRCHVVIRGLCGEQPMCWEVGVGLETLWGPEDGSQPASPPVREAAWDQALHRLTAASVVRDNEQLALRGGAETTADRGHARKCWLRALQTSKVSSAPSCFTCPVAVDAATREVLPGALQVCSSEPAEPPGTPPASHSRLDVAPLPAAIYSKAPTAGLQGGSPAGAWDSDQNGNSKYALGDSAAPTEGPCRPPPHPPSRLSLGRRRKLCSPDPGQANNSEGSDHDYLPLVRLQEAPGSFRLDAPFCAAVSISQERLCRASPFAVHRASLSPTSASLPWALLGPGVGQGDSATASCSPSPSSGSEGPGQVDSGRGSDTEASEGAEGRGADLRGRTWATAVALAWLEHRCAAAFGEWELTAAKADCWLRAQHLPDGLDLAALKAAARGLFLLLRHWDQNLQLHLLCYSPANM, encoded by the exons ATGCCCGGTCTGTACTGCCCCTCCAGCTGGACCCCGCTGCCGCTCACGGACTCCTGGGTCCGGGCCTGCGCCAACGGCCCCTGCCTCAGCGTGCGGGCCCGGCTCACCTACCGCAACCCGCAGCCGCAGCCGGTGGACG GCGTGTTCGTGTACCCGCTGGCCGAGGCCGAGGTAGTGTCCGGCTTCGAGGCCGAGGCCGCCGGACGGCGCGTCTCCTTCCAGCTGCAGAGCCGGCGCCGCTCGCAGGCCGCCTGCTGCCGAGCGCTGGGCCCCGGGTTGGGGACCCCGACGCCCCGCCGCTGCGCGCAGG GTCATCTTGTCTTGGATCTGGCCCAGGCCCGGTCCACGTTGGTGCTGCCCACAGGCCTTATCGCCGCGGCTGGCACCATGACGGTGACCCTGCACAGCAGCCGGGAGTTGCCCTCAAGGCCTGATGGGGTGCTGCATGTGGCTCTGCCCACTGTGCTCACCCCGCTGGCCCCACCGGGCCTGCCGGGCCCCGCCAGGCCTCCGGGGCTCTGTGACGACAG CCCCACCAGCTGCTTCGGGGTAAGCAGCCCTCAGGAGGAAGGGCTGGCCTGGGAGGAGCCGGCTGCCCCTCGGGACGTGTTCTCAGGTCCTGCCCGCTGCCCTGCCCCATATACCTTCTCCTTCGAGATGCTGGTGACTGGGCCATGCCTGCTTGCAG GCCTGGAGAGCCCCTCTCATGCCCTGCGGGCAGATGCCCCCCCTCATGCCAGCTCTGCTGCCACCATCTGTGTCACACTGGCAGAGGGCCACCACTGTGACCGGGCCTTGGAGATCCTGCTGCACCCCAGTG AGCCCCATCAGCCACACCTGATGCTGGAGGCTGGCAGCCTGAGCTCAGCAGAATATGAGGCCCGGGTGAGGGCCCGCCGAGATTTTCAGAGGCTGCAGCGAAGGGACAGTAACGGGGACCGGCAG GTGTGGTTCCTGCAGCGGCGCTTCCACAAGGATATCCTGCTCAATCCCGTGCTGGTGCTGAGCTTCTGCCCTGACCTGAGCTCCAAGCCTGGACACCTGggcacagctactcgggagctccTGTTTCTGCTGGATGCCAGCAGCACAGCACACAAG GATGCCATTGTTTTGGCTGTGAAGTCTCTCCCACCCCAGACGCTCATCAACTTGGCTGTGTTTGGGACATCGGTGGAGCCACTCTTCCCAGAAAGCCGGCCTTGCAGTGAC GACACTGTGCAGCTGATCTGTGAGAGCATTGAGACCCTGCAGGTTCCCAGTGGGCCCCCAGACGTGCTGGCTGCGCTGGACTGGGCCATGGGGCAGCCGCAGCACAGGGCCTATCCTCGGCAGCTCTTCCTGCTCACTGCGGCCTCACCCATGGCCGCCACTACCCACCAAACCCTAGAGCTCATGAGATGGCACAGGGGGACAGCCAG ATGCTTCTCCTTCGGGCTGGGGCCCACCTGCCACCAGCTGCTCCAGGGTTTATCTGCCCTCAGCAGGGGCCAGGCCTATTTCCTGAGGCCTGGGGAGAGGCTGCAGCCCATG CTGGTGCAGGCTCTGCGGAAGGCACTGGAGCCTGCTTTGAGTGACATCTCTGTGGACTGGTTTGTGCCCGACACCGTGGAGGCACTGCTGACGCCCCGGGAGATCCCAGCACTCTACCCTGGGGACCAGCTGCTCGGTTACTGCTCACTCTTCAGGGTGGATGGCTTCCGGTCCCACCCACCAGGG GGCCAAGAGCCTGGCTGGCAGAGCTTGGGTGGGTCTGTGTTTCCATCCCCAGAAGATGCCCCATCTGCTGTCAGCCCTGGCACCGAGCCCACTGGCACCTCGGAGCCACTGGGAACAGGCACTGTGTCAGCAGAACTGTCCAGTACATGGGCTGCTGCGGACTCAGAGCAGA CAGGTACTGATGCTCTGACAGACCCAGTCACGGATCCTGGACCCAACCCCGCCTCTGACACAGCCATATGGCGCCGCATCTTCCAGTCCTCGTACATTCGGGAGCAGTATGTGCTCACCCACTGCTCTGCCAGCCCGGAGCCAGGCCCAGGCTCCGCAGGCAGCAGTGAGTCCCCAGGCTCCCAGGGCCCTGGCTCCCCCGAGGGTAGTGCTCCCCTGGATCCCCCTTCTCAGCAGGGCTGCCGCAGTCTGGCCTCGGGAGAACCTGCAGGCTCCCATTCCTGTCCCCTGCCTGCACCCACACCAGCTCCATTCAAG GTGGGGGCCTTGAGTACTGAAATGCTGGGCCGTCAGCACAGAGCGGCTCTGGCTGGCCGAAGCTTCTCATCCCCTCCAGGCCGGGCAAACCCAGTTCCCGGCCGACTCCGGAAACCCTCTCTGGGTGCAGCCCCAGATGGCCCAAGTCCTGAGCCAGGCCAACAACTGGAACAGGGCCTGGATGACTCGG GAAACCTGCTCTCCCCGGCCCCCATGGACTGGGACATGCTGATGGAACCACCCTTCTTGTTCACGGCTGTGCCTCCCAGTGGGGAGTCAGCCCCTCCAGCAgcgcttccccaggctccacgcTGCCATGTGGTGATCCGGGGCCTGTGTGGGGAGCAGCCTATGTGCTGGGAGGTGGGTGTTGGGCTGGAGACGCTGTGGGGGCCTGAAGATGGCTCAcagcctgcctcacctcctgTAAGAGAAGCTGCTTGGGACCAAGCACTCCATCGGCTGACAGCAGCCTCTGTGGTCCGGGACAATGAGCAGCTGGCTCTCCGAGGAGGGGCGGAGACCACAGCTGACAGGG GCCATGCTCGGAAGTGCTGGCTTCGGGCCCTTCAGACAAGCAAGGTCAGCTCTGCCCCCTCCTGCTTCACTTGCCCTGTGGCCGTGGATGCTGCCACTAGGGAGGTCCTGCCTGGGGCCCTGCAGGTGTGCAGCTCAG AGCCAGCCGAGCCCCCCGGAACCCCTCCCGCCTCTCACAGCCGTCTAGATGTAGCTCCTCTGCCCGCTGCTATCTACTCTAAAG CTCCCACCGCAGGACTTCAGGGAGGCTCTCCAGCCGGCGCCTGGGACTCCGACCAAAATGGCAACTCCAAGTATGCTTTGGGGGACTCTGCCGCTCCCACGGAAGGGCCTTGCCGCCCACCTCCCCATCCGCCCTCTCGGCTCAGCCTGGGCCGGCGGCGCAAACTCTGCAGCCCCGACCCAGGCCAGGCCAACAACAGTGAAGGCAGCGACCATGACTACCTGCCCTTG GTGCGGCTGCAGGAGGCGCCAGGCTCCTTCCGCCTGGACGCGCCCTTCTGCGCCGCTGTGAGCATCTCGCAGGAGCGCCTCTGCCGCGCCTCGCCCTTCGCCGTGCACCGCGCTAGCCTCAGCCCCACTTCGGCCTCGCTGCCCTGGGCACTTCTGGGCCCTGGTGTTGGACAGGGTGACAGTGCCACGGCCTCCTGCAGCCCGTCCCCCAGCTCGGGCTCGGAAGGTCCAGGCCAGGTGGACAGTGGGCGGGGCTCAGACACAGAGGCCTCGGAGGGGGCGGAAGGACGGGGCGCCGACCTGCGGGGCCGGACCTGGGCCACTGCGGTGGCACTCGCCTGGCTGGAGCACCGATGCGCTGCTGCCTTCGGCGAGTGGGAACTGACAGCCGCCAAGGCTGATTGCTGGCTGCGGGCCCAGCACTTGCCTGACGGCCTCGACCTGGCCGCCCTCAAGGCCGCAGCCCGGGGGCTCTTCCTGCTGCTGCGCCACTGGGACCAGAACCTGCAGCTACACCTCCTGTGCTACAGCCCGGCGAACATGTGA
- the VWA5B2 gene encoding von Willebrand factor A domain-containing protein 5B2 isoform X7: protein MPGLYCPSSWTPLPLTDSWVRACANGPCLSVRARLTYRNPQPQPVDGVFVYPLAEAEVVSGFEAEAAGRRVSFQLQSRRRSQAACCRALGPGLGTPTPRRCAQGHLVLDLAQARSTLVLPTGLIAAAGTMTVTLHSSRELPSRPDGVLHVALPTVLTPLAPPGLPGPARPPGLCDDSPTSCFGVSSPQEEGLAWEEPAAPRDVFSGPARCPAPYTFSFEMLVTGPCLLAGLESPSHALRADAPPHASSAATICVTLAEGHHCDRALEILLHPSEPHQPHLMLEAGSLSSAEYEARVRARRDFQRLQRRDSNGDRQVWFLQRRFHKDILLNPVLVLSFCPDLSSKPGHLGTATRELLFLLDASSTAHKDAIVLAVKSLPPQTLINLAVFGTSVEPLFPESRPCSDDTVQLICESIETLQVPSGPPDVLAALDWAMGQPQHRAYPRQLFLLTAASPMAATTHQTLELMRWHRGTARCFSFGLGPTCHQLLQGLSALSRGQAYFLRPGERLQPMLVQALRKALEPALSDISVDWFVPDTVEALLTPREIPALYPGDQLLGYCSLFRVDGFRSHPPGGQEPGWQSLGGSVFPSPEDAPSAVSPGTEPTGTSEPLGTGTVSAELSSTWAAADSEQTGTDALTDPVTDPGPNPASDTAIWRRIFQSSYIREQYVLTHCSASPEPGPGSAGSSESPGSQGPGSPEGSAPLDPPSQQGCRSLASGEPAGSHSCPLPAPTPAPFKVGALSTEMLGRQHRAALAGRSFSSPPGRANPVPGRLRKPSLGAAPDGPSPEPGQQLEQGLDDSGNLLSPAPMDWDMLMEPPFLFTAVPPSGESAPPAALPQAPRCHVVIRGLCGEQPMCWEVGVGLETLWGPEDGSQPASPPVREAAWDQALHRLTAASVVRDNEQLALRGGAETTADRGHARKCWLRALQTSKVSSAPSCFTCPVAVDAATREVLPGALQVCSSEPAEPPGTPPASHSRLDVAPLPAAIYSKGLQGGSPAGAWDSDQNGNSKYALGDSAAPTEGPCRPPPHPPSRLSLGRRRKLCSPDPGQANNSEGSDHDYLPLVRLQEAPGSFRLDAPFCAAVSISQERLCRASPFAVHRASLSPTSASLPWALLGPGVGQGDSATASCSPSPSSGSEGPGQVDSGRGSDTEASEGAEGRGADLRGRTWATAVALAWLEHRCAAAFGEWELTAAKADCWLRAQHLPDGLDLAALKAAARGLFLLLRHWDQNLQLHLLCYSPANM, encoded by the exons ATGCCCGGTCTGTACTGCCCCTCCAGCTGGACCCCGCTGCCGCTCACGGACTCCTGGGTCCGGGCCTGCGCCAACGGCCCCTGCCTCAGCGTGCGGGCCCGGCTCACCTACCGCAACCCGCAGCCGCAGCCGGTGGACG GCGTGTTCGTGTACCCGCTGGCCGAGGCCGAGGTAGTGTCCGGCTTCGAGGCCGAGGCCGCCGGACGGCGCGTCTCCTTCCAGCTGCAGAGCCGGCGCCGCTCGCAGGCCGCCTGCTGCCGAGCGCTGGGCCCCGGGTTGGGGACCCCGACGCCCCGCCGCTGCGCGCAGG GTCATCTTGTCTTGGATCTGGCCCAGGCCCGGTCCACGTTGGTGCTGCCCACAGGCCTTATCGCCGCGGCTGGCACCATGACGGTGACCCTGCACAGCAGCCGGGAGTTGCCCTCAAGGCCTGATGGGGTGCTGCATGTGGCTCTGCCCACTGTGCTCACCCCGCTGGCCCCACCGGGCCTGCCGGGCCCCGCCAGGCCTCCGGGGCTCTGTGACGACAG CCCCACCAGCTGCTTCGGGGTAAGCAGCCCTCAGGAGGAAGGGCTGGCCTGGGAGGAGCCGGCTGCCCCTCGGGACGTGTTCTCAGGTCCTGCCCGCTGCCCTGCCCCATATACCTTCTCCTTCGAGATGCTGGTGACTGGGCCATGCCTGCTTGCAG GCCTGGAGAGCCCCTCTCATGCCCTGCGGGCAGATGCCCCCCCTCATGCCAGCTCTGCTGCCACCATCTGTGTCACACTGGCAGAGGGCCACCACTGTGACCGGGCCTTGGAGATCCTGCTGCACCCCAGTG AGCCCCATCAGCCACACCTGATGCTGGAGGCTGGCAGCCTGAGCTCAGCAGAATATGAGGCCCGGGTGAGGGCCCGCCGAGATTTTCAGAGGCTGCAGCGAAGGGACAGTAACGGGGACCGGCAG GTGTGGTTCCTGCAGCGGCGCTTCCACAAGGATATCCTGCTCAATCCCGTGCTGGTGCTGAGCTTCTGCCCTGACCTGAGCTCCAAGCCTGGACACCTGggcacagctactcgggagctccTGTTTCTGCTGGATGCCAGCAGCACAGCACACAAG GATGCCATTGTTTTGGCTGTGAAGTCTCTCCCACCCCAGACGCTCATCAACTTGGCTGTGTTTGGGACATCGGTGGAGCCACTCTTCCCAGAAAGCCGGCCTTGCAGTGAC GACACTGTGCAGCTGATCTGTGAGAGCATTGAGACCCTGCAGGTTCCCAGTGGGCCCCCAGACGTGCTGGCTGCGCTGGACTGGGCCATGGGGCAGCCGCAGCACAGGGCCTATCCTCGGCAGCTCTTCCTGCTCACTGCGGCCTCACCCATGGCCGCCACTACCCACCAAACCCTAGAGCTCATGAGATGGCACAGGGGGACAGCCAG ATGCTTCTCCTTCGGGCTGGGGCCCACCTGCCACCAGCTGCTCCAGGGTTTATCTGCCCTCAGCAGGGGCCAGGCCTATTTCCTGAGGCCTGGGGAGAGGCTGCAGCCCATG CTGGTGCAGGCTCTGCGGAAGGCACTGGAGCCTGCTTTGAGTGACATCTCTGTGGACTGGTTTGTGCCCGACACCGTGGAGGCACTGCTGACGCCCCGGGAGATCCCAGCACTCTACCCTGGGGACCAGCTGCTCGGTTACTGCTCACTCTTCAGGGTGGATGGCTTCCGGTCCCACCCACCAGGG GGCCAAGAGCCTGGCTGGCAGAGCTTGGGTGGGTCTGTGTTTCCATCCCCAGAAGATGCCCCATCTGCTGTCAGCCCTGGCACCGAGCCCACTGGCACCTCGGAGCCACTGGGAACAGGCACTGTGTCAGCAGAACTGTCCAGTACATGGGCTGCTGCGGACTCAGAGCAGA CAGGTACTGATGCTCTGACAGACCCAGTCACGGATCCTGGACCCAACCCCGCCTCTGACACAGCCATATGGCGCCGCATCTTCCAGTCCTCGTACATTCGGGAGCAGTATGTGCTCACCCACTGCTCTGCCAGCCCGGAGCCAGGCCCAGGCTCCGCAGGCAGCAGTGAGTCCCCAGGCTCCCAGGGCCCTGGCTCCCCCGAGGGTAGTGCTCCCCTGGATCCCCCTTCTCAGCAGGGCTGCCGCAGTCTGGCCTCGGGAGAACCTGCAGGCTCCCATTCCTGTCCCCTGCCTGCACCCACACCAGCTCCATTCAAG GTGGGGGCCTTGAGTACTGAAATGCTGGGCCGTCAGCACAGAGCGGCTCTGGCTGGCCGAAGCTTCTCATCCCCTCCAGGCCGGGCAAACCCAGTTCCCGGCCGACTCCGGAAACCCTCTCTGGGTGCAGCCCCAGATGGCCCAAGTCCTGAGCCAGGCCAACAACTGGAACAGGGCCTGGATGACTCGG GAAACCTGCTCTCCCCGGCCCCCATGGACTGGGACATGCTGATGGAACCACCCTTCTTGTTCACGGCTGTGCCTCCCAGTGGGGAGTCAGCCCCTCCAGCAgcgcttccccaggctccacgcTGCCATGTGGTGATCCGGGGCCTGTGTGGGGAGCAGCCTATGTGCTGGGAGGTGGGTGTTGGGCTGGAGACGCTGTGGGGGCCTGAAGATGGCTCAcagcctgcctcacctcctgTAAGAGAAGCTGCTTGGGACCAAGCACTCCATCGGCTGACAGCAGCCTCTGTGGTCCGGGACAATGAGCAGCTGGCTCTCCGAGGAGGGGCGGAGACCACAGCTGACAGGG GCCATGCTCGGAAGTGCTGGCTTCGGGCCCTTCAGACAAGCAAGGTCAGCTCTGCCCCCTCCTGCTTCACTTGCCCTGTGGCCGTGGATGCTGCCACTAGGGAGGTCCTGCCTGGGGCCCTGCAGGTGTGCAGCTCAG AGCCAGCCGAGCCCCCCGGAACCCCTCCCGCCTCTCACAGCCGTCTAGATGTAGCTCCTCTGCCCGCTGCTATCTACTCTAAAG GACTTCAGGGAGGCTCTCCAGCCGGCGCCTGGGACTCCGACCAAAATGGCAACTCCAAGTATGCTTTGGGGGACTCTGCCGCTCCCACGGAAGGGCCTTGCCGCCCACCTCCCCATCCGCCCTCTCGGCTCAGCCTGGGCCGGCGGCGCAAACTCTGCAGCCCCGACCCAGGCCAGGCCAACAACAGTGAAGGCAGCGACCATGACTACCTGCCCTTG GTGCGGCTGCAGGAGGCGCCAGGCTCCTTCCGCCTGGACGCGCCCTTCTGCGCCGCTGTGAGCATCTCGCAGGAGCGCCTCTGCCGCGCCTCGCCCTTCGCCGTGCACCGCGCTAGCCTCAGCCCCACTTCGGCCTCGCTGCCCTGGGCACTTCTGGGCCCTGGTGTTGGACAGGGTGACAGTGCCACGGCCTCCTGCAGCCCGTCCCCCAGCTCGGGCTCGGAAGGTCCAGGCCAGGTGGACAGTGGGCGGGGCTCAGACACAGAGGCCTCGGAGGGGGCGGAAGGACGGGGCGCCGACCTGCGGGGCCGGACCTGGGCCACTGCGGTGGCACTCGCCTGGCTGGAGCACCGATGCGCTGCTGCCTTCGGCGAGTGGGAACTGACAGCCGCCAAGGCTGATTGCTGGCTGCGGGCCCAGCACTTGCCTGACGGCCTCGACCTGGCCGCCCTCAAGGCCGCAGCCCGGGGGCTCTTCCTGCTGCTGCGCCACTGGGACCAGAACCTGCAGCTACACCTCCTGTGCTACAGCCCGGCGAACATGTGA